From the genome of bacterium, one region includes:
- a CDS encoding cytosolic protein, whose product MKAALLFTGGAPLVILTSHQSLTDQGLLDKLAAKGIEKFLAFEIPLDQARQRYGGHFDVVLRDLRESDDLRVLDYNGQRAFRLFRFDEFGEPVMHEAVAAPA is encoded by the coding sequence ATGAAAGCCGCACTGCTGTTCACCGGGGGAGCGCCCCTGGTGATCCTGACATCCCACCAGTCACTCACCGACCAGGGCCTGCTGGACAAGCTCGCCGCCAAGGGGATCGAGAAATTCCTCGCTTTCGAGATCCCGCTGGACCAGGCGCGCCAGCGCTACGGTGGCCATTTCGACGTGGTGCTGCGCGACCTGCGCGAGAGCGATGATCTGCGGGTCCTGGACTACAACGGCCAGCGGGCGTTCCGCCTGTTCCGGTTCGATGAGTTCGGCGAGCCGGTGATGCACGAGGCGGTGGCCGCGCCGGCCTGA